One genomic window of Salvelinus alpinus chromosome 17, SLU_Salpinus.1, whole genome shotgun sequence includes the following:
- the LOC139541974 gene encoding putative nuclease HARBI1: MKAQNCVFLSALTMACPFVRDVVDEEALVLRRAFRRERVFRDRLDPLAFPDDHLYERYRFSADGIRYLCRLLGPRIKHRTARSHALSVEQMVCVALRFFASGAFLYSVGDAEQLNKATICRTIRSVCLAIKALADVFISFPGHRRLCDIKEEFYRIAGFPNVIGAVDCTHIRIKAPSGAHEADFVNRKSFHSINVQMVCNADCVISNVVAKWPGSVHDSRIFRASEIYQCLSQGEFSGVLLGDRGYGCQPFLLTPFTDPQEAQQAYNHAHARTRARVEMTFGLLKARFHCLHK, from the exons atgaaggcccaaaattgtgtgttcctttctgctctgacaatggcatgcccattcgtgcgagatgtggtggatgaagaagcacttgtgctgaggagagccttcaggcgagaaagggtcttcagggaccggttggacccactggccttccctgatgaccatctatatgaaagatacaggttttctgcagatggcatcaggtatctatgcagactactgggtcccaggattaaacaccgcactgcacggagccatgcactgagtgtggagcaaatggtttgtgtggccttgcgcttttttgctagtggagccttcctgtactcagtgggggatgcagaacagctgaacaaggccacaatttgccgcacaataaggagtgtgtgtctggctatcaaagcattagcagatgtcttcatctccttccctggccacagaagactctgtgacatcaaagaggagttctataggattgcag gtttccccaatgtcattggtgcagtggactgcacacacataaggataaaagccccctcaggtgcccatgaggccgattttgtgaataggaaatcctttcacagcattaatgttcag atggtctgcaatgctgactgtgtgatcagcaatgttgtggcaaaatggcctggctcagtccatgactccagaatctttcgggcctctgaaatctatcagtgcctatcacaag gtgaattctctggtgtgttgctgggagacagggggtatggctgccagccttttctcctgacacctttcacagacccccaggaagcacagcaggcctacaaccatgcccatgccaggaccagggccagagttgaaatgacctttggcctcctgaaggcacgctttcactgccttcacaaatga